A segment of the Entomomonas moraniae genome:
AGAACAATACAAATCTTATCATTCTCAAAAACATAAGTGTAACTATTAAGATAATTATAAGGCTTTGGGGCTGAGTTAGAAGCGTACATATTAGGCTTAACTTCTTTCAGTTCCACCTTCTTTTTCAACTCGTCTAATGTTGTATTAGCATTAACACCGAATGCAGAGTCTTTAGTAAAAACTTCATCTATTGGGTAATCTTTTTTACCATCACAACCAGCTAATAAAAGAACGCTTAGCCCCATCAATATTATTTTTTTCATCCCTTTCCCCTTAGATAAACATAGAGACAGGATAGGATAACAGCGCTGATTATTCAATGCTAAAAAGAAGCTCGTTATTATTCTCGGCATTAAGTTAAAAAAGGGCGCGAACGCCCTAAGGTTATGCTGCTATTAATTTCATTGTGATAAGATATCAGATAAGTTTAAGTATTAATCTGGCTCTTTAAGTGTTTATTTTGCGTGATAGGATTCAAGGAGCTTAACAATGTCTGTATATCCCTTTTGTTTTGCATGAGTTAAAGCAGAAATGCCTTTGTTATCAGGAATATTGGGGTTAGCTCCTGCTTTCAATAAGATCTCAATAATCTGGACATGTTTTGCTCCACCATCACTTAATACAATCGCCTCCATTAATGCAGTCCAACCTAAATTATTAACATGATCAATCGGAAAGTTAGGCGTATTCGCTAATAGTTCAACGTTCTTAACATGTCCTTTCTCCGCAGCTGGAATTAACGCAGTGCCACCGTAACGATTATAGATATCGAATTTAGCTCCATGGGCTAATGCTAATTTAACAGTATCATAATACCCTTCAGCCCCAGCGTAGAGAAATGGAGAGTTCTTTATATTATCTTGTGCATTTACATTGGCTCCAGCAAGAATAAGTTGTATTGCAAGCTCTTGATTACCTTGATAAATAGCTAACATTAAAGGTGTTTGTCCTTCTGAGTTACGTATTTCTAATAAAGAAGGATTTGCTTTAACAAAGTTAAGAACAGCTTCATTATCATTCGCTTTAATTTCTTTGAATAAATAAGGCATATTATTTTCCACCTTTAATGATTGTTGTTCAGCGTAACCAATTATATTTGTTGTTATTAATATAGAAGCTAAAATAGTTGTAATTTTATACATTGTTAAATTCCCCTGATGATCAAAAGACGATTTAATAATTAGTACTTTTCTAGTTTTATTTTTGTTGAAAAGTATTTAGTTTCATGAAAACATGATTAATTAAAAAATACCACTTTGATACTGTAACCACATGTAAATATTGAAATATCTTATATTCTATAATCAATTAGTTCATCTGTCTTTTTTGTAAGTGGCTTACCATTAAAGAAATTACATTACTCATGCGGCACCTCTTAACTCTTTATCTAAATAAACCCGTTATTATTCCAGACATCGAGTTTAGTCATATTCTCTACTTGCGTAAAAAAACCCTCAAAAGAGGGCTTTGTTTAATTGGCTCTTCCTTGCTATAGGGGTAGTCCTTAATAAAATATAGCTATAAAGTTTTTACTAGTACTCAGACAACAAAAAGCCCGACATCAAGTCAGGCTTTTGATCTTATGTGTAAGCTATTATATTTTTATTACATAGCTGATACATTAATTGCTGTAGGGCCTTTAGCTCCATTTTCAGCAGAAAACTGTACTTTTTGTCCTTCGTATAATGTTTTAAATCCATCACCAATAACTGCTGAGAAATGAACAAATAAATCTTTGCTACCATTGTCAGGAGTGATAAAACCAAAACCTTTACTTTCATTAAACCACTTAACTAAACCTGTTTGAATCGACATTTGAATATACCTTTTTTATAAATTAAATTCAGTCACATAACTGTAATTGACAAAATTTCTTCGCTTTGGATGAACATGATTAATATAGAGAAAATAGAAGAAACAAAAAGATATTATTTGGACTAAAAACTAGGTATTGAAAATGCTTTATTAACGCTGAATTTCTGTTATAGCCATTAACTCATATATAAAACTTTATAGCAAGCTTTATTCCGTCAGATTCCCATTAAAGTGTAATTATTGTTCTCAGCTTAATCAAATCCCTCTAGGTATTAATTTAAGAAGTTACTCGGGAAACAATTTTTTCATATGCATTTTTAAGGTATGCGAAGAAATCGAACTCACTACCAAACTGTCTAAGCTTGCCATAATTGCCTCTAAAATGAACAATAAAAAACCCACCGAAGTGGGCCATTCATGCGTGTATTGATAGATCTTTCAATGTAGAAAGGTGAAAAGCATATTCCCCCGTTCATTGATGAGTTTAAAGACCGTAATATAAAATATCTTGCTTTTTCTTCATCGCAGCGGATTCCATACATCTAATTGCATGTTGGTCTTGGCTAACTTTTTTAATTGCCTGTCTAATTTCTTTGATAGCTACAGATGTTAAAGTACGGGGGACACCAATTGGTCCACCTAATAATGGCTTAATATAATTTAGAGATGAGGTGCATTCTTTAGAGTCCACTATCATTTTATAAACCTCTAGAGCCACCTTTTCATTTGGGGTTATACCTTTATAGTTGCCTGGATATAACTTTTCCAAAATTTTAACCAGTGCTTCTTGTGTATATAAATCTACAATCTGTTCAGCCATTTTGTTTATTTCCTTGTTAACATTTGAACAACTTCATCTTTAGAAAATCCAGTAAATGATATTAGATAAAATAGATCTTTATATTTATCAGTAAGTACAAAAGCTGTTGTCCTTGGTCTATCATCTAAAGTTCCTTTTTGCTCGATAATATATATTTTATAATCTGGCTTATTTATATTAATAATTGGCTCTGAGCAGTCGTAGTAATACGCCTCTTGGATGGTTTTTTCTATCGTTCCTTTCGTTATGAAATCTTTCTGTATTGTAAATATCCCTATAAGGTTTTCTCTTTCTAAAATCAACACAACCCCATCCGATGCAGCTATTGTTCCTATAGGTATAGGACTATAAAGCGCTAACCCTTTGCTAACAATGTTTTTGAATGTATAACTATTGCTCTCTTCCTTTGGGCTTATCTCTTTAATCTTGCACTCATTAGCCATTGATAAGCCACTACAGGCAAGTAATACTAGTAACGTTGATATTATGATTTTTGGCATATACTCCTCCTTGTAAAACATTATTCTTATTCAATAACAAAGGAAAAGCAATCAGCTTATCTATGTGGTTCATTAAAATTGCTGATAACTTTTTCAAATAAGGGTATCTCTGGTCGTGCATTACATCTATTTACAGACTGCAATTTTTTAAAAAATTGCTCTGAACTCATAGCTTGAACCTTATCCTCCTGCTGATTATAAGCATAATACTCTTGTGTGCCATTATCAAAAACAAAAGAAGCAATCCAATAGTCTCGTTTCTCATAGAAATGCTTGTCAGTATAAAAACTAGCAACTGCGGAATGTGCAGACATGGGTTTATCTAATAAAACATGATCAATAATAAGATCACAGACTTCCATATCAGTCTCATCAAATATGATGTAATAAGGCTTTTCAGGGCAAGGAAGCTCTTCATCCGCCTGAGAAAAAGTTGCAAAAGATGCTAAAATCAACATAAATGAGATAAATTTATACATTTACTACTCCATTGAAAAAATCATTTTTAATTAACTGCATGGAAAAAGCAATTAATATAAGGGTACTTGCGTACCCTTTACGAAGCCTTTGGTAAGATTAGTTTAATTTGCCCTTGCTTGGTATAAGCTTGAGAACAGCGCGATATAAAGTCTTGATAATCTAAGCAACCATTAGCTAATGATGTAATACTAATTATCTGGGCTTCAACTGCTTTTAATGCCGTAGGTGTTAGATATTGATGTACTTTCTCACCCTTACGACATCTTAATTTTGCTTCTTGATAGACATAATCAGGTAAGGCCACTTCATATACCCATTCTTTTGTTATTTTGCCAAATATTGGTGGAGTTCCGTTTCTATGTCCTAGATAACGAGTATTGGTCACTCTAGCTAACGCACGATAAAAACTATCAATAAAACGCTTTTCCCAAGTGTCAGCTTCATCCAAGGTCAATAACTTGATTACTTGCTCATTAGTATGGATAACTGTTCTTGATCTGACTAGGTGATCAATTGTAATGTCGCACCAAATAGAAAATTCAATGGATAACCATCTAGCGAAAGCAACAGCTAGCTTAGGGTGTAACCATGTACCACCTCCACTCTCAGGGCTACCGCTTTTAGACCTAACTAACCCAGTCTTTTTGCTTAGAATTAATATTTTATTCTTGTAAGCACTACTACGGCTATCTAAACTATTGATTTCATTAATCTCTGTCTCAGAGACACCTTTTAAATTAAGTGCATTTTGCAGGGCAAATAAGTAATTTAACGTTTCCTCTGTTCTTAACCATTGGGTAACTTCTCTATGAAATTTCTTAGCTGCTTCGGTCGCATTAATCCATCCATCATCATTGAAGCTAACTTGATAGTGTTGATAATCTAATTTAATGATGTTATTCATATATTTATTTCTCCTTATATCTTAAATCTCCCAGGAATAAAAAAAGGCAAGCAAAAACGGCAGGGAGAAAGCAACCGTCTTTTTTCGGTAGCTAACCTAGCTTGCTGAATTGAAATGAATAAAAATTGAGGAAGTTGACCTCGTTTTTATTACTCTATAAGTGCAACCTATTAATAATTTTTATTTTCTAAGGTCTTTTACGATCTTAGCAGTCTCTTTACCGCCATTTGTTCCCACGCTTACTACGGTTATATCATCTGCCATTTTGTGCCGTTCTGATTCACCTAGTGACTGGGTATAGAGTTTTAGTTGACGGATGGTGAGTTGTTTTATGTCGTTTAGGCTAAAACCATTTTTTAGTAAGTAGGTGATGTTGTTGGTCCATGCATGACTATTTTTATTAGTCGTGTTACTGCTTGGTTCTTTGAAGAATTCAAACAGTCCTTGTTTATTGACTTCCCACCATACTCCTATTAGTACTAATCCCTCCTCTGGCGTTAGTTTAGTTATTTCTTGTGCTGTTAGACTGCATGATTGGCTGACAAGAAAAGCAACCTCGATTTTGTGTTTTAATAGTAGTTCTTGAGCTTCTTCGAATCCTGGAATATCGGTGTATTTTTGTTTTAATGTGTTGATGATAGGTTCAGCTACACTCAATAAGCGCAAAGCTTCTAGAAATGAATACTCTTTTATGGTGATTGAACGCCCTGCTATTTCCACAGGGCGTTCAGGAAAAAGAATTTCTAGCTCATGAACGTCATTTTTCTTTACAGAAGAACTTCGTTTTTTGGCCATGATTATTCCATTGTCAGAACTTGCATATATCCACTTAACTGATCTTTGCCTGTTTTTTGTGAGTCGATTAAAAGCGTACCGGTTAAAGGTAGCTCGCCAAAGGTTTCATTAATCAATCCAAAATTACTGGTGGGGTCAAATTGAACACGGTACATTTCAATATAAGTGTTTTTACCTGTCAGGGTATTAATCCCTTCAAAAACCAAGCAGCGTTCAGGTGGTTGGATGTTGGCAAATGGATACAGTGCTGTTGCTTCGGATGATTTATAGCTCGCTTTGAAGGGCTGTTTGAATGTTTTGGTGCTAAGTATTTTAATATCGCCTGATATATCAGAGACGATTTCATAATCAACGCCTTCTTTTAGTGTCACAGGTGTTGCAGTTGAGTCTTTGATGATTAGGTCTGAGATAAAATAGCCATCTAATACAACCGTATTACCATCAACCACTGTCGGAAATTCTTCATCAGTAATTGTTTTAGCGTCAACTTTAACTTCTTTAGCATAAAGACTTAGTGCTAATGGTTCTGGCAGCCACTCTGTTAATGTCATGTTAAGACTAATTGTTTTACCTGTGATGATGGTGCCGTAATCAGCCCGTTGTCCTGAGAAAGATTCTTTCATTGTTTCTTTGTCAACGGACATTTCTAGACTGGCTTCTTTTACGTTACCTAGCCATGTTTTTGTTGTATTATCTAAACTGCCGTCTGCTTTACGTTGAATAGTTGAGAAACGGCCTTGTAAACTAAATAGTTTATTTGTTTCCATAAAATAGTCCTCTTTCGCCTCACGGCGGTAGTTAAAAGTTAATCGTTGCTTTGTAGTAAATTGATAAGTGAATAACGTTATAGTTATCTTTGATTAGAATCTGGCTGTAATCAACTTTTCTAACAGTGAATGACTGCCCGTTATATTCAAATCTTACATGAGGTCTTAGCCTTGCTTTAACCTTGTCAGCATCTTCAAGTAGTTTAGGTGCACTAGTATCGAGTGGGTGATTGATGTCTATCTGTAGTATTCCGCCTAGCTTCTCTACAGTTTGTAATGGCTCGGTTGTGGTAGGGATGTGTTTTATTTCTATCCAGGGTGTATCTGGAGGCGGTTTAAAGAGCTTGCCCTCGTACTTGATTGGATAGGGTAAGATTCCTTCAATCGCCACCATAAATGCGCTGTTCAGTTCTTTCAATTTTGACCTCGCAGTATCAAGTTAAATCGGTCAACACTACGCCTTATCCATCCAGCTTCAATTTGTCTTGAATGACCATATTCTAGTGGAACAATATAAGGCACGTTGTTGATGATGTAGAGTTTTGTCCACTGTGTAGGTAATGTGGGTGTTGTGGGTACGCTAGTAGAATGGATAATTTCGTTATCGGGCGTTTCAACGATTCGCCAGTTAGCCCTCGCGGTTCCACCTACATAACCTTTAGGGTGATAACCACTCAGCCATAAGCTAGGATTACCTACCGGCGTATTTTTTACAAGCTCACCGTAAAGTTCTAGTACAGCGGCGTTTGCTCTGTCTTGCATTTGGTTGCTATAGTTGTCTATTTGAGCAGAGAGGCTGTTATTTCTTACAGCCATAAATTACCCTCCCCGTAACTGAATGGACCATGTGATATTGGCAGGGTCTTTGGTTACGTTAATGACGGTATAATCTTCGATTTTGTCATTAATTTGTGGGGTATTGGTAACTTCTGCTTGTAGTGCTGTGAGCTTTTGGTCAGTGGTTAGAATAGATTCACCATCAACTAAAGAGAGCGCATAAGAACCAAACACGCCGCGTCCAGTGTATTTGGTCACTATATCATCTGATTCACCCGTGATAGGATTATAATTACCCTTGGTAACCCTAATCCCTTCAAACTCGGTCACAGCATCAGCAAGCTTGTTATCGAAAGCTTTGCTCAGAGCTTTAGTGATTTTGTCTTTTAGCATGATTGCACCTTATTAAGGAACTTTATTAAGAATGCTGACTAATCCAAAGCTTTTAAGCCACGGCCTGAGTAGATCATCTGCTATTAGCTCTCCCTTGGAGATTGTGACAGCATTACTAGCGAGCGTCTGACTGTACGAAACAGTATCAGCACTCATTGATTCACTCAAAACCCCAGTTTGTTTGTCTGCATAGATGCCACCCTTACCGATCTCGTAGGCGATCTCATAGCCTGCTTCTTTCCATTCATTAGGGATGGGATTTAGATTAGGAAGCCCTTTGTTAGATAACCACAGATTAGCCAGCCGTACACAACGCTCAGGTGTTTCTTTGACTGCCCAATCTGTATTGCCGAAGTAGTCGGTAGCACCCTGAACGTTGATGTAGTCCATTATGCACCGCCTGCTTCTTCTAACAGTTTTACGAGATCAGCCTTCTTAGCATTATCAGGAAATTCTATGCCTTTGGCTGTGAGAATTTCTTTGAGTTGATCTACTTTCATGTCAGAAGGATTAATAGGGCCGCTTTCCTTTTCGGCTCCAGTGCTTACTTTAATGCCGACAGCCTCATAAGCTTCTACAATATTGGGATAATCACCTTCAATAATAACCTTTGTAGCCTTTTCAGGTTTATCAAAATACTGTGGATTACGATAACTTTTATCTTTTTCAAAATTTGAAGTTCGTTCTGTATAAATTAGTTCCATGCTCATGTCCAAAGCCCTACTTAAAGGGGCGTTTATTAATGTTATGGTTTTGTGCTTAGATCAATCAATACGCCTGCAGTGGATTTGTTACTCGTAGCGTATTTAGTCCAGTTAGCAGACGAGCCTAATGCAGCAAGATTAGGATTAACCCCGCTGTTTCTTTCCAGCTATAACCTAATACGTCTAGGTTAAATGTTCCTTCGGCTCGGAAACCCATCGCAATGTTTTCTTGGTCGTTAATAGAGTAACTACAAAAACCAGGTAATTGTGATTCAGTAACTGTAATAGCGCCTGTCTGTAATCCAAAAATACTATCGACAGGAGCTTTATCTGTAACTAATACAGGTTTGCCTAGTGTTCCTGGCTGACCACCATAAATAACAATATCTGCTTCGTTGTAGATTTTGTCAGTAATCGCTTGATCTACTAGATCAAAGTAAGTCGTACTGTCCATCACCCATAAGGCAATGCGCGCTGAACGATCTCCAAATTTACGCATGCCTTTAGTTAATGTTTTCTTACCGTCCTTTGCTATACTAGCGTTAGCAACCATGTCTGCATTTGACATGATAGAGGCTTTCAGAGAAGCCATCGCATACTCAATATAACCCTCTAAAACCGCATCTGCATAATCTTGACCGACAAGCATGGAAAACTCTTCAGGGCTACGAGCGCGCCTTTTAAATGCTTCATCAGTAGTTTGGTATGGGCCATATTTAAATGGAACTTTTACACCAACCATTTCGCCGGGGCCAATCTTCTTTGCTGTTACCTTGGCATCTGAATTAACGTCACGATGCTCAACAGCACCACCAATTTTATAAAAAGCTCTTTTACGTAGATCACCCTCAATCAGCTCATTGTTTAAAATCACTGCTCCACTAGATGAAACATTAAAGATTTCAATTACATCTTGAATACGCTCAAGATAGGCGGTTTGTGCTAGGTCATTATAAATAACCATATCTGTATTAACGGTAGTTGTCATTAATTATTCCCTCATTATTTAGGTAGTTTTAAATATGCTTCGCGTCCGTGATCTTCGATATACTGTTTTATATCCACGGCACTCATTTTTGATCTACTCAATTTAGCCTTGCCATTACCTGAGCCGGGCGCCCCCCTCCCTGAACGATAGGAAACCAGTGAGGCGCTTTTTCTCGCATAGCTTCTAGCCATGCTTTTGTTGTCAGAGGATTGCCTTTGGCATCTAACCCTGCTGATTCGGTGGGTATTACTTTGCCTTCATCATCGACGGTAAATAGATCACGACTACGATAAATAGCGTCATCAATCGCTGATGGGATAACACCTAATGCGGTAGCCGCTGCGCGTATCTCATCGGATAGCACGCGACCTTTGAATTTGTTGGCGAAACTCTTAGCTTGCTCTGCTTGCCCTGATAGTTCTTGGTATTTCTTTTCGTAATCTTCTTTCATGCGCTCAGTGCGTTGGAGGACTAATTCGTCAAGCTTGCCCTCTTCAATTAGCTTTTTATCAGCTATTTCTTGTTGTTTCTTTAAGGCTTCCCTAGCAGCTTCTGGGTCTAGGTCAGCATAAGAGCCTAGCTTTTCTTTTAGTTGCTTTTGAAGCCCTAACAGCTCGCTATTTTTAGCTTTTAAACCAGTTACACTACTTTCAAGCTCTGACTCAAACTTACTGTTTAAAGCTTTTGCTTGATCTTCGTTTACTTCTATTCCTAACTCTTTGAGTTGCTCTGCTGTTAATGGCATTGTTGTCCCTTGGGTGTTGTTGTTTACCTTTTTTCAGGCATAAAAAAACCCCACTTAAGGGGTATTAATAAAATAATGCGCTCTTTCGTGACGCTTCACAGCGATACTAGGAGCAAATAATGCGCCCTTTCGTTCTATCTCACGACAGTACTAGGGGCGACTTAACTTTATAAGCCTGCTCTTTCAAAAGCTAGCGGCTCTAACTCTCTCATTCTAGCCAGTGTAATTGGTCTGAAGTTTCTGTCTATTTGTAATTGTGCAAATCGCTCTGCACTCAAACCACCATCACGGAATAATTGACCTCTTACTGGTCCTAATGCTTGATCTTGAAATGTACTGCTCTGTCTCTGTAGCCATGAGTAATAGGTAAGATCGCCTGATACTTGCCCCGTTTCACTCGCTCTGGTTGTTCCTTGACTAAACAGCCTAGAGAGTCGAGTGACGGGAATAACGACACTCCTACAGTTGTAATGAAGAGGTGGCCTAGGACCTTCTCCCTGCCTAAAGATTTGACCATCTAACGCTGCACAAGTAGAGGTAGTTCTTCGATCAAGTGTAGATACCCACTGCACACCCTCTATAGCGGAATCATTAGCCTTATAAAGAGTTTCCTTTGCGACTGTAGCCGTATGACCAATTAACGTTCTAACAGTTGAATCAATGCTGTTACGGCTTACATTAAGTATGCCATCTGTATATTGATTGGCTTTAGTTCCTCTAATCGAGGTGATGATCTCAGCATTAGATTTGCCTTGAGCAACGCTTACTTTGATAGCATTAATTAACCGCTGAGATTCAATCGGTATGATATTAATTGCTTCATTAACAGTCTTACCAGCTATCGAGCCACTAACCTGTAAAGGAATGACGGCTAGAGAGGATATCAAGGTTGTTTTAGCGATGCTTTTAAACTTCTCGCCTAATGTCTTAGTAAGATTTTTTTGCTCAAATTCAGCTTCATAGAGAGCTATATCAGTAAGCTTATGACTAACTTTTTCTGCCATATCTTCTAGTATTGTTTGTATTTCCTTTTGGGCATTCTTTAAAAACTGTTGATATCGTTTTGGGGTCAGTTCTGTTAGCTCTTGCCTGGTTAGAAGCTCTCTAATGAGTTTGTCCAGTTGTCTGTAGTATCTTTGTAGGTCTTTTATCTCCCCGCTTTTAGTTGTTCTAGTAGGACAGCGTGACGAATGGCAGTATCTCTAAGTTGTTTCTGGCTCATCTAGCTGTAATCCTTCGTTGTCTTGTTGCTCAGCGATTAGCTTTTGTTCTTCTTCGTAGGTACGTTCTGTTATTTTTCCTGTACGGATGTAATCCCAGTAGGTTGTCATGCTGATTTTATTAGCCAGTGCTGCACTGAGAAGGCTTGTAAGAATTGAAGCATCTACACCCGCTGCTCTAAAGTCGATAGTAACGCTAAAGATGTCTTTTTCTGTTGCTACGTGGACAACTTCACAGATGTATTTGAGGGCTTGGTTGATTGCGCTGACTGCAACACTGACAACAGAGTGTAATGTAGCATATTGGTCATTTTGTCTGGCTTGTCGTGCTTCGCCCGATTCAACACCAATATCAATTACCCTTGCCCCTGACTCTAAAGCAGTATTTTTTAAGTCGCTCATG
Coding sequences within it:
- a CDS encoding phage tail tube protein, whose amino-acid sequence is METNKLFSLQGRFSTIQRKADGSLDNTTKTWLGNVKEASLEMSVDKETMKESFSGQRADYGTIITGKTISLNMTLTEWLPEPLALSLYAKEVKVDAKTITDEEFPTVVDGNTVVLDGYFISDLIIKDSTATPVTLKEGVDYEIVSDISGDIKILSTKTFKQPFKASYKSSEATALYPFANIQPPERCLVFEGINTLTGKNTYIEMYRVQFDPTSNFGLINETFGELPLTGTLLIDSQKTGKDQLSGYMQVLTME
- a CDS encoding phage tail terminator-like protein — protein: MKELNSAFMVAIEGILPYPIKYEGKLFKPPPDTPWIEIKHIPTTTEPLQTVEKLGGILQIDINHPLDTSAPKLLEDADKVKARLRPHVRFEYNGQSFTVRKVDYSQILIKDNYNVIHLSIYYKATINF
- a CDS encoding ankyrin repeat domain-containing protein gives rise to the protein MYKITTILASILITTNIIGYAEQQSLKVENNMPYLFKEIKANDNEAVLNFVKANPSLLEIRNSEGQTPLMLAIYQGNQELAIQLILAGANVNAQDNIKNSPFLYAGAEGYYDTVKLALAHGAKFDIYNRYGGTALIPAAEKGHVKNVELLANTPNFPIDHVNNLGWTALMEAIVLSDGGAKHVQIIEILLKAGANPNIPDNKGISALTHAKQKGYTDIVKLLESYHAK
- the cspE gene encoding transcription antiterminator/RNA stability regulator CspE; the protein is MSIQTGLVKWFNESKGFGFITPDNGSKDLFVHFSAVIGDGFKTLYEGQKVQFSAENGAKGPTAINVSAM
- a CDS encoding KilA-N domain-containing protein; the protein is MNNIIKLDYQHYQVSFNDDGWINATEAAKKFHREVTQWLRTEETLNYLFALQNALNLKGVSETEINEINSLDSRSSAYKNKILILSKKTGLVRSKSGSPESGGGTWLHPKLAVAFARWLSIEFSIWCDITIDHLVRSRTVIHTNEQVIKLLTLDEADTWEKRFIDSFYRALARVTNTRYLGHRNGTPPIFGKITKEWVYEVALPDYVYQEAKLRCRKGEKVHQYLTPTALKAVEAQIISITSLANGCLDYQDFISRCSQAYTKQGQIKLILPKAS
- a CDS encoding DUF4055 domain-containing protein, giving the protein MVWKIPQGGNCGYLEISGNGIERNRIAMSDLKNTALESGARVIDIGVESGEARQARQNDQYATLHSVVSVAVSAINQALKYICEVVHVATEKDIFSVTIDFRAAGVDASILTSLLSAALANKISMTTYWDYIRTGKITERTYEEEQKLIAEQQDNEGLQLDEPETT
- a CDS encoding DUF6631 family protein translates to MAKKRSSSVKKNDVHELEILFPERPVEIAGRSITIKEYSFLEALRLLSVAEPIINTLKQKYTDIPGFEEAQELLLKHKIEVAFLVSQSCSLTAQEITKLTPEEGLVLIGVWWEVNKQGLFEFFKEPSSNTTNKNSHAWTNNITYLLKNGFSLNDIKQLTIRQLKLYTQSLGESERHKMADDITVVSVGTNGGKETAKIVKDLRK
- a CDS encoding glutamate 5-kinase, with the translated sequence MLKDKITKALSKAFDNKLADAVTEFEGIRVTKGNYNPITGESDDIVTKYTGRGVFGSYALSLVDGESILTTDQKLTALQAEVTNTPQINDKIEDYTVINVTKDPANITWSIQLRGG
- a CDS encoding HeH/LEM domain-containing protein, which translates into the protein MSMELIYTERTSNFEKDKSYRNPQYFDKPEKATKVIIEGDYPNIVEAYEAVGIKVSTGAEKESGPINPSDMKVDQLKEILTAKGIEFPDNAKKADLVKLLEEAGGA
- a CDS encoding minor capsid protein, whose product is MAEKVSHKLTDIALYEAEFEQKNLTKTLGEKFKSIAKTTLISSLAVIPLQVSGSIAGKTVNEAINIIPIESQRLINAIKVSVAQGKSNAEIITSIRGTKANQYTDGILNVSRNSIDSTVRTLIGHTATVAKETLYKANDSAIEGVQWVSTLDRRTTSTCAALDGQIFRQGEGPRPPLHYNCRSVVIPVTRLSRLFSQGTTRASETGQVSGDLTYYSWLQRQSSTFQDQALGPVRGQLFRDGGLSAERFAQLQIDRNFRPITLARMRELEPLAFERAGL